The Asticcacaulis excentricus CB 48 genome includes a window with the following:
- a CDS encoding dicarboxylate/amino acid:cation symporter yields the protein MQMHIPTDTLTPAAPRKRPFYTHLYFQVLVAIALGAAIGHFYPQTGEALKPLGDGFIKLVKMIISPVIFLTIVTGIAGMGSLKGVGSVTGKAFAYFLTFSTLALIVGLIVANVVQPGHGMNIDPATLHNAKVDEYAAKAHETSLIGFVMDIIPTTFTSAFVEGNILQVLFIAILFGISLIFVGERAKPLVTLLETVSHAIFKMVSILMKAAPIGAFGAFAFTIGKYGIASIVNLAALVGTFYATSALFVIVILGAVCAANGFSIFKLIGYLKAELLLVLGTSSSESALPSLMEKMEAAGCKRSVVGLVVPTGYSFNLDGTNIYMTLAALFIAQATNTHLSLEQQLLLLSVAMLSSKGAAGVTGAGFITLAATLSVVPTVPIAGMAIILGVDRFMSECRSITNFIGNAVATVVVSRWEKSVDMDTFRAALSGKPVIEAEPVTAIHGAPAGVQLGEKSAD from the coding sequence ATGCAGATGCATATCCCTACGGACACGCTGACCCCGGCCGCGCCGCGCAAGCGTCCCTTCTACACCCATCTCTATTTTCAGGTGCTGGTCGCCATCGCACTGGGCGCGGCCATCGGGCACTTTTACCCGCAGACCGGCGAGGCGCTGAAACCGCTGGGCGACGGCTTTATCAAGCTGGTCAAGATGATTATTTCGCCGGTCATCTTCCTGACTATCGTCACCGGTATCGCCGGTATGGGCTCGCTGAAAGGCGTCGGCTCGGTCACGGGCAAGGCCTTTGCCTACTTCCTGACCTTTTCGACCCTGGCCCTGATCGTCGGTCTGATCGTCGCCAATGTGGTGCAGCCCGGTCACGGCATGAATATCGACCCGGCCACCCTGCACAATGCCAAGGTGGACGAATACGCCGCCAAGGCGCACGAAACGAGCCTGATCGGCTTCGTGATGGACATTATTCCGACGACCTTCACCTCGGCCTTTGTTGAAGGCAACATCCTTCAGGTGCTGTTTATCGCCATCCTATTCGGCATTTCGCTGATCTTCGTCGGAGAGCGCGCCAAGCCGCTGGTCACCCTGCTGGAAACCGTCAGCCACGCCATTTTCAAGATGGTGTCGATCCTGATGAAGGCGGCGCCCATCGGGGCCTTCGGGGCCTTTGCCTTCACCATCGGCAAGTATGGTATCGCCTCCATTGTCAATCTGGCGGCGTTGGTAGGTACCTTCTACGCCACCTCGGCCCTGTTCGTGATCGTCATTCTGGGCGCCGTCTGTGCCGCCAACGGGTTCTCGATCTTCAAGCTGATCGGCTATCTGAAGGCGGAGCTTCTTCTGGTGCTCGGCACCTCGTCCTCGGAATCGGCCCTGCCGAGCCTTATGGAAAAGATGGAGGCCGCGGGCTGCAAGCGGTCGGTCGTCGGCCTCGTCGTGCCGACCGGCTATTCGTTCAACCTTGATGGCACCAATATCTACATGACGCTGGCGGCCCTGTTTATTGCTCAGGCCACCAATACCCACCTGTCGCTTGAGCAACAACTGCTGCTTCTGTCGGTCGCCATGCTGTCGTCCAAGGGCGCAGCCGGGGTGACGGGCGCGGGCTTCATCACCCTGGCCGCCACCTTGTCAGTGGTGCCCACCGTGCCCATCGCCGGTATGGCCATCATTCTGGGCGTGGACCGCTTCATGTCGGAATGCCGTTCGATCACCAACTTTATCGGCAATGCGGTCGCCACGGTCGTCGTCAGCCGTTGGGAAAAGTCAGTGGATATGGACACCTTCCGCGCCGCACTCAGTGGCAAGCCCGTGATCGAGGCCGAACCGGTTACGGCCATCCACGGGGCCCCGGCCGGCGTCCAGCTCGGCGAAAAGAGCGCGGACTGA
- a CDS encoding TorF family putative porin has protein sequence MSANSLLLPATLLFASPVVAQAETVKYSAEIKALSDGIYRGVSQTEGRPQYTVGGQAAYGKVFGGFLYKSMRDRTTGVDNQTQLLIGYKSKWLGNDVTSRAIFKQYNGTKIGIDNEFMEYEINAARKLNARLTAKLNLAYSPDNYGKAKQASYAEWGLDYKVTPKLTLQAANGFRDNRESVDYTSYLAGMSYAVTSKFLVSLTYTTTDKGDLGAKYGDSTFVTLSKKF, from the coding sequence ATGTCTGCGAACAGCCTCCTTTTGCCCGCCACCCTGCTTTTTGCCTCGCCGGTGGTCGCTCAGGCCGAAACGGTCAAATACTCGGCGGAAATCAAAGCGCTCAGCGACGGCATCTATCGCGGCGTCAGCCAGACCGAAGGTCGCCCACAATACACGGTGGGCGGACAGGCCGCCTATGGCAAGGTGTTTGGCGGCTTCCTGTACAAGTCGATGCGTGACCGTACGACCGGCGTCGATAACCAGACCCAGCTTCTGATCGGGTACAAGTCGAAGTGGCTGGGGAATGACGTCACGTCCCGCGCCATCTTCAAGCAGTACAACGGCACCAAAATCGGCATTGATAACGAGTTTATGGAGTATGAGATCAATGCTGCGCGCAAGCTGAACGCCCGCCTGACGGCCAAGCTCAATCTGGCCTATTCGCCGGACAACTATGGCAAGGCAAAGCAGGCGAGCTACGCCGAATGGGGGCTGGACTACAAGGTCACGCCGAAACTGACGCTTCAGGCGGCCAACGGCTTCCGCGACAATCGCGAGAGTGTGGACTACACCAGCTATCTGGCCGGGATGAGCTATGCGGTGACGTCGAAGTTTCTGGTCAGCCTGACCTATACCACGACGGACAAGGGCGATCTGGGGGCCAAATACGGCGATTCCACCTTCGTCACCCTGTCGAAGAAGTTCTAA
- a CDS encoding sensor histidine kinase yields MGSHRIWLSIIAQVGVFALGVGLWLALSQAYYATALVCGLAAVGLAVAGVNSPAFHLARERLRARLSPAPIFTAELGRRRLQILLDQAPSPLLLQTDDGQIIAVNRAARQLFGVAYALPLAMRRTLVGDGGDLSTPGQQIVWEGRTFAVQHNELIEDERTSQLAILTDISADVRAAEATALRDLLRVLNHELMNALTPVASMSKSALDLLADDTPQSRELAIKALERVVARTEGLHDFINAYRALTRLPPPSLQAVRLSEWLDVLHESFTAQWSDKGVSLSWEVPAEDALIRMDEDQMWLCAGNLLNNAAQAALEKGGDPKVRLHATAGDSSLTVVIEDSGPDIPAEHGRQVFMPFFTTKATGTGVGLSLARQIVQGHGSDLSLLPLSPGDPDALRGARFAFSLSKI; encoded by the coding sequence ATGGGATCTCATCGCATATGGCTCAGCATTATCGCGCAGGTCGGCGTCTTCGCCCTGGGAGTCGGGCTGTGGCTTGCCCTTAGTCAGGCCTATTACGCCACGGCGTTGGTCTGCGGGCTGGCCGCCGTCGGACTGGCCGTAGCGGGCGTCAACAGCCCGGCCTTCCATCTGGCGCGTGAACGCCTGCGCGCCCGTCTCAGCCCGGCGCCCATTTTCACGGCGGAGCTGGGGCGGCGGCGCCTTCAGATTCTGCTCGACCAGGCCCCCTCGCCGCTTTTGCTGCAAACCGATGACGGACAGATCATCGCCGTCAATCGCGCCGCACGGCAACTGTTCGGCGTCGCCTATGCCCTGCCTCTGGCGATGCGCCGCACGCTTGTCGGCGACGGCGGCGACCTATCCACACCGGGGCAGCAGATCGTCTGGGAAGGCCGCACCTTTGCGGTTCAGCACAACGAGCTGATCGAGGATGAGCGCACCTCGCAACTGGCCATCCTGACTGATATTTCCGCCGATGTGCGCGCCGCCGAAGCCACGGCGCTGCGCGATCTGCTGCGCGTTCTGAACCACGAACTGATGAACGCCCTGACGCCCGTCGCGTCGATGAGCAAGAGCGCGCTCGACTTGCTCGCTGATGACACGCCGCAATCGCGCGAACTGGCCATAAAGGCCCTTGAGCGGGTGGTGGCGCGCACCGAAGGCCTGCACGACTTCATCAATGCCTATCGCGCTCTGACCCGCCTGCCACCGCCCAGCCTGCAAGCGGTGCGCCTATCGGAGTGGCTGGATGTGCTGCACGAAAGCTTCACCGCCCAATGGAGCGACAAAGGGGTCAGCCTGTCATGGGAGGTGCCCGCCGAAGACGCCCTGATCCGCATGGACGAGGATCAGATGTGGCTGTGCGCCGGGAACCTGCTCAACAATGCGGCGCAGGCGGCACTGGAAAAGGGCGGCGACCCAAAAGTGCGCCTGCACGCCACCGCCGGGGACAGCAGCCTGACCGTTGTGATCGAGGATTCCGGTCCCGACATTCCGGCCGAACATGGCCGTCAGGTCTTCATGCCCTTCTTTACCACCAAGGCCACCGGCACCGGGGTGGGCCTCAGTCTGGCGCGACAGATCGTCCAGGGCCACGGCTCAGACCTCAGCCTGCTGCCGCTCAGTCCCGGCGATCCGGACGCCCTGAGGGGTGCGCGTTTCGCCTTTAGTCTATCTAAAATTTAG
- a CDS encoding response regulator transcription factor, with the protein MPSEAETPPLTRAVFLDDDPDILAAAELVLTRQGFTLRSAQSPDEARALLEAETPDVLLLDLNYRRGDTSGEAGLAFLQEQLAKTPHLPVVVVTGHSGMSIAIQAMRLGAQDFVVKPWNNDRLVAALRAAIDTPPRLPADLPPQDLNLERSERELIKAALSRHQFNISHAARDLGLTRAALYRRMEKHGL; encoded by the coding sequence ATGCCTTCCGAAGCCGAAACACCCCCTCTGACGCGCGCCGTCTTCCTTGATGACGACCCCGATATTCTGGCCGCGGCCGAACTGGTCCTGACGCGGCAGGGCTTCACCTTGCGCTCCGCCCAGTCGCCGGATGAAGCGCGCGCCCTGCTCGAAGCTGAGACCCCGGACGTGCTGCTGCTCGACCTCAACTATCGGCGCGGCGATACGTCGGGCGAGGCGGGGCTCGCCTTTTTACAGGAACAACTTGCGAAGACTCCGCACCTCCCGGTGGTGGTGGTCACCGGCCATTCGGGCATGAGCATCGCCATTCAGGCCATGCGGCTGGGGGCGCAGGATTTTGTGGTCAAGCCGTGGAACAATGACCGACTGGTGGCCGCCTTGCGCGCCGCGATTGATACGCCGCCGCGCTTGCCCGCCGACCTGCCGCCGCAGGATCTCAATCTGGAACGCTCGGAGCGTGAATTGATCAAGGCGGCGCTCAGCCGGCATCAGTTCAATATCTCGCACGCCGCCAGAGACCTCGGCCTGACGCGGGCGGCGCTGTACCGGCGCATGGAAAAGCACGGTCTGTGA
- a CDS encoding efflux RND transporter periplasmic adaptor subunit, which translates to MPDNVLSSPTAMDRKRAKPWYRRRPFQITAATVVIATAGLAFYLTLPQAGTVTVEAGTLETGQVVRAPYQDYVPLRAEAVPLDTVYITAATAGRVQAVAVSDGDRVSKGQALVYLVNPALTLDVSGREADISARLADNANQLMALKTAQENREQALADAAYALSRAEQEYQKRQTLLDKGFINAAAVKPYADEVAYQRQRVAALKTAQTPDAQFYAGQRRQVQDNAQDLRRNLGEVRRGLDALTIAAPAAGRLTAFSLKPGQAVKEGDAVAQVDSEGSYKLRAEVDEFYLQRLSEGQKAEASLHGQTVSVAVSKVFPQVTNGRVVAELQFVTPPPADLKRGETVDIRLRLGQTTPAILAPSGSWLAESGGAWVFVLNAKGDQASRRAVTVGRRNPEQVEILSGLKPGERIVTAGVSNLRNAQYLHIKSDSNS; encoded by the coding sequence ATGCCCGATAACGTCCTTTCTTCCCCCACCGCCATGGACCGCAAGCGCGCCAAGCCCTGGTATCGCCGCCGTCCGTTTCAGATCACCGCCGCCACCGTCGTCATTGCCACGGCGGGTCTAGCCTTTTACCTGACCCTGCCGCAGGCGGGCACGGTGACGGTTGAGGCGGGTACCCTCGAAACGGGGCAGGTGGTGCGCGCCCCCTATCAGGACTATGTGCCGCTTCGCGCCGAAGCCGTGCCGCTCGATACGGTCTATATCACGGCGGCGACCGCCGGTCGCGTGCAGGCCGTGGCGGTCAGCGACGGCGACCGCGTGAGCAAGGGGCAGGCGCTGGTCTATCTGGTCAATCCGGCCCTGACGCTGGATGTTTCGGGGCGCGAGGCCGATATTTCGGCGCGGCTGGCCGACAATGCCAATCAGTTGATGGCGCTGAAAACGGCGCAGGAAAACCGCGAACAGGCGCTGGCCGATGCCGCCTATGCCCTCAGCCGTGCCGAGCAGGAATATCAGAAGCGTCAGACTCTGCTCGACAAGGGGTTTATCAACGCGGCAGCGGTTAAGCCCTATGCCGATGAGGTCGCCTATCAGCGTCAGCGCGTGGCGGCATTGAAGACCGCCCAGACGCCCGACGCGCAATTCTATGCCGGTCAGCGCCGTCAGGTGCAGGACAACGCGCAGGACCTGCGCCGCAATCTGGGTGAGGTGCGTCGCGGCCTGGACGCGCTGACCATCGCTGCCCCCGCTGCGGGCCGCCTGACCGCCTTCAGCCTCAAGCCGGGGCAGGCGGTGAAGGAGGGCGACGCGGTGGCACAGGTCGATTCCGAAGGCAGCTATAAGCTGCGCGCCGAGGTCGATGAATTCTACCTGCAACGCCTGTCCGAAGGGCAGAAGGCCGAAGCCAGCCTGCACGGTCAGACGGTCAGCGTCGCCGTCTCGAAAGTCTTCCCGCAGGTGACCAATGGCCGCGTGGTGGCCGAATTGCAGTTTGTCACGCCGCCACCCGCCGATCTCAAACGCGGCGAAACCGTCGATATCCGCCTGAGGCTGGGTCAGACGACGCCGGCCATTCTGGCTCCGTCGGGTAGCTGGCTGGCGGAATCCGGCGGGGCGTGGGTGTTTGTGCTCAACGCGAAGGGCGATCAGGCCAGCCGCCGCGCCGTCACGGTGGGCCGCCGCAACCCCGAACAGGTCGAAATCCTCAGCGGCCTCAAACCCGGCGAACGCATCGTTACTGCCGGGGTCTCCAACCTGCGCAATGCGCAATATCTCCACATCAAATCGGATTCGAATTCATGA
- a CDS encoding ABC transporter ATP-binding protein, translated as MIELQNVSRLYRSDEIETTALHNINLTIRQGEFVAIMGPSGCGKSTLLNTLGTIDRPTSGAYLFNGVDLAKLSEAKLAQHRARHLGFIFQSFNLVDDLTIYENIELGLLYRQGQKGSRRQAIETAMDRVGIAHRARHFPHQLSGGQQQRAAIARAIVGNPDLILADEPTGNLDTENGAQVMDILKGLNASGATIIMVTHSPSHADQASRRVDILDGQLVASVAQML; from the coding sequence ATGATTGAGCTTCAAAACGTCTCCCGCCTGTACCGGTCCGATGAGATCGAAACCACGGCCCTGCACAATATCAACCTGACCATCCGTCAGGGCGAATTCGTCGCCATTATGGGGCCGTCGGGCTGCGGAAAATCGACCCTGCTCAATACGCTGGGCACCATCGACCGCCCGACCTCCGGTGCCTATCTGTTCAATGGGGTCGATCTGGCCAAACTCAGTGAAGCGAAGCTGGCGCAGCACCGCGCCCGCCATCTCGGCTTCATTTTTCAGAGCTTCAATCTGGTCGATGACCTGACCATCTATGAGAATATCGAGCTGGGCCTGCTCTATCGTCAGGGGCAGAAGGGCTCGCGCCGTCAGGCCATAGAAACGGCCATGGACCGCGTCGGCATCGCCCATCGCGCCCGCCACTTCCCGCATCAGTTATCGGGCGGTCAGCAGCAGCGCGCCGCCATTGCGCGCGCCATTGTCGGCAATCCCGACCTGATCCTGGCCGACGAACCGACGGGGAACCTCGATACCGAAAACGGGGCGCAGGTCATGGATATCCTCAAGGGGCTGAATGCCTCCGGAGCGACTATCATCATGGTCACCCACTCGCCCAGCCACGCCGATCAGGCCAGCCGTCGCGTCGATATTCTCGACGGGCAACTTGTGGCCTCCGTCGCTCAAATGCTTTAA
- a CDS encoding ABC transporter permease, with protein MLRSVLIAFWRSFTRHPLYGGLNLLGLSLGIAVFIALSLLVRFETGYESWSPERAKIYTVGTRYFFPGMTDEVRIGAMGGLTEELKASYPQLVTVRDWSNPVTVHKGSEVYAEQIELVDPEFLSFFGVPMREGDAASALNDPGSVVISEEKARKYFGTADAVGKTLTLSDAEGRKPYVVSAVMRDLPKNADLKLGLMRRITPQRTAMETSTWHHWGSVQLMAFLKFKEPAEARALQAQMDAFTDRQVGDSFGPGTKGSSLMKLVLVPLADMHLIDPKQKAAIVTLGLVGVVALGLALINYVNLATARAGLRAREVAVRKTLGARPSALRLQFLGEALLTLLVAFIVGLSLVELTLPLINAAGGLSLSLDYVKDGAWLAGLLGVVLLAGLVAALYPAFALSAFKPAQVLASSRTPAGGRLGMRLREGLVILQFAAVVMAFTLMLGFIKQIEHIQSADLGFKRDGLLLVNSIRDVNINAAQREGFQAAVRALPNVTAVTLANAIPGDQSNVNNSNIVLPGRRDKLTESPTVNWSVVGPGYFELIGIKLVAGRYFDPRFAEDQIWEENESEADAKRLTNVIVSRLTVQRLGLKSPQAAVGQTARFADHSVRIVGVVEDARFYHPSEPIPAKLYMFDAHVSYNPVGFVRYAGVSESVMRERLRKAWRQIAPDVPFEVTSAYENLDKYYKPERDRSNLFGVGAGVAALIGCIGLYGMAAFNTSRRAREIGLRKVLGASRGQVVRLLTLQFLRPVLIASVIAWPLAWLALGQWLSQFDDAIGISPLFFLIATAAALAIALGTVGGLALSSASTEPGKALRHQ; from the coding sequence ATGTTACGCTCTGTCCTAATCGCCTTCTGGCGCTCCTTCACCCGGCATCCCCTCTATGGCGGCCTCAACCTTCTGGGCCTCAGCCTCGGCATCGCCGTCTTTATCGCGCTCAGCCTGCTGGTGCGCTTTGAAACCGGCTATGAGAGCTGGAGCCCCGAACGCGCCAAAATCTATACCGTAGGCACCCGCTACTTTTTCCCCGGCATGACCGATGAGGTGCGTATCGGGGCCATGGGCGGCCTGACCGAAGAACTAAAGGCCAGCTATCCGCAGTTGGTCACGGTGCGCGACTGGTCCAACCCGGTCACGGTGCACAAGGGGTCGGAGGTCTATGCCGAGCAGATCGAGCTGGTCGATCCGGAGTTCCTGAGCTTTTTCGGCGTTCCCATGCGCGAAGGCGACGCGGCCAGCGCGCTGAATGATCCCGGTAGCGTGGTCATCAGCGAGGAAAAGGCACGCAAATATTTCGGTACGGCGGACGCGGTGGGCAAGACCCTGACGCTCAGCGACGCCGAGGGGCGCAAACCCTATGTGGTCAGCGCTGTTATGCGCGACCTGCCGAAAAATGCCGATCTGAAGCTGGGCCTGATGCGGCGCATCACACCGCAGCGCACGGCGATGGAGACCAGCACCTGGCATCACTGGGGCTCGGTGCAACTTATGGCCTTCCTCAAATTCAAGGAACCGGCTGAGGCGCGCGCCTTACAGGCCCAGATGGACGCCTTTACCGACCGTCAAGTGGGCGACAGCTTCGGGCCCGGCACCAAGGGCAGCAGCCTTATGAAGCTGGTGCTGGTGCCGCTGGCCGACATGCACCTGATTGACCCCAAGCAGAAGGCGGCCATCGTCACGCTGGGTCTGGTCGGTGTGGTGGCGCTGGGGCTGGCCCTGATCAACTACGTCAATCTGGCCACGGCGCGGGCCGGCCTGCGGGCGCGTGAAGTGGCGGTGCGCAAGACTCTGGGGGCGCGTCCTTCGGCTCTGCGTCTGCAATTTCTGGGGGAGGCTCTGCTGACCCTGCTGGTGGCCTTCATTGTGGGCCTGTCTTTGGTGGAACTGACTCTGCCGCTGATCAATGCCGCCGGGGGGCTGTCGCTGTCGCTCGACTACGTGAAGGACGGGGCGTGGCTGGCCGGGCTTCTGGGCGTGGTGCTGCTGGCCGGTCTGGTTGCGGCGCTCTATCCGGCCTTTGCTCTTTCGGCCTTCAAACCGGCGCAGGTGCTGGCGTCGAGCCGCACGCCTGCGGGCGGGCGTCTGGGGATGCGCCTGCGTGAAGGCCTCGTCATCCTGCAATTCGCGGCGGTGGTGATGGCCTTTACCCTGATGCTCGGCTTCATCAAACAGATCGAGCATATTCAGTCGGCCGATCTCGGTTTCAAACGCGATGGCCTGCTGCTGGTCAATTCGATCCGCGACGTCAATATCAATGCCGCACAGCGCGAGGGCTTTCAGGCTGCGGTGCGCGCCCTGCCCAATGTCACGGCGGTCACCCTTGCCAATGCCATTCCCGGCGATCAGAGTAATGTCAACAACTCCAATATCGTCCTGCCGGGGCGGCGCGACAAGCTGACCGAATCGCCGACGGTCAACTGGTCCGTGGTCGGGCCGGGCTATTTCGAGCTGATCGGTATCAAACTGGTGGCCGGGCGCTATTTTGATCCGCGCTTTGCCGAGGATCAGATCTGGGAAGAGAACGAGTCTGAGGCCGACGCTAAAAGGCTCACCAATGTCATCGTCAGCCGGTTAACCGTGCAGCGGCTGGGCCTTAAGTCGCCACAGGCCGCTGTGGGTCAGACGGCGCGCTTTGCCGATCATTCCGTGCGTATCGTCGGTGTGGTCGAAGACGCCCGCTTCTATCATCCGTCTGAGCCCATCCCGGCCAAGCTGTACATGTTCGATGCCCATGTCTCTTACAATCCGGTCGGCTTTGTCCGCTATGCGGGCGTCAGCGAAAGCGTGATGCGCGAACGCCTGCGCAAGGCGTGGCGTCAGATCGCGCCGGACGTGCCGTTCGAAGTCACCTCCGCCTATGAGAACCTCGACAAGTATTATAAGCCCGAACGCGACCGCTCCAACTTGTTCGGGGTAGGGGCCGGGGTGGCGGCTCTGATCGGCTGTATCGGACTCTATGGTATGGCGGCGTTCAATACGTCGCGTCGGGCCCGCGAGATTGGTCTACGCAAGGTGCTGGGGGCGTCGCGCGGGCAGGTGGTGCGGCTCCTGACGCTGCAATTCCTGCGCCCCGTGCTGATCGCCAGTGTCATTGCCTGGCCTCTGGCGTGGTTGGCTCTGGGGCAGTGGCTGTCGCAGTTCGACGACGCCATCGGCATCAGCCCGCTCTTCTTCCTTATCGCCACAGCGGCGGCTCTGGCCATTGCGCTAGGGACGGTGGGGGGACTGGCACTCAGCAGCGCTTCGACCGAGCCGGGCAAGGCCCTGCGGCACCAATAA
- a CDS encoding MFS transporter: MTASASPAATGPVTRYRWVICALLFIAIGINYIDRQMIGILKPTLQGELQWSETDYANIVFWFQCFYAVGFLTFGRVIDAVGVRIGYAVAFTIWTIASIGHGLIHSVAQFAVARAVLGFGEAGAFPASLKAVSEWFPQKERAQAVGIFNAGTAMGPIITPLLVPAITLAFGWRAAFISIGIVTALWLVAWMIMYRRPQEHPKVSPAELAHIQSDDTTSIEAAASTAKISWFKLLTFRQTWAYALGKFLTDPIWWLYLFWLPDFLNKRHGLDLKTFGPPLIAIYILADFGSVFGGWASSKQIKAGRTPNAARKSTMLACALLVTPIFAAQFVDSLWAAVAIIGLAAASHQAWSANLMTLPSDLFPKQAVASVIGIGGMAGAIGGMLMTTFNGYILEFFKSYQPIFIVAGCAYLVAILVIHTLTPKLEKVSEEKILKA; encoded by the coding sequence ATGACCGCCTCTGCCTCACCGGCCGCGACGGGCCCGGTCACCCGCTATCGCTGGGTGATCTGCGCGCTGTTGTTCATCGCCATCGGCATCAACTATATCGACCGGCAGATGATCGGCATTTTGAAGCCTACCCTTCAGGGTGAGCTTCAGTGGAGCGAAACCGACTATGCCAACATCGTCTTCTGGTTTCAGTGTTTCTATGCGGTGGGCTTCCTCACCTTCGGTCGCGTTATCGACGCCGTCGGCGTGCGCATCGGCTATGCGGTAGCCTTTACCATCTGGACCATCGCCTCGATCGGTCACGGCCTGATCCACAGCGTCGCGCAGTTTGCTGTGGCCCGTGCGGTTCTGGGCTTTGGCGAGGCCGGTGCCTTCCCTGCTTCGCTCAAGGCGGTGTCGGAATGGTTCCCCCAGAAGGAGCGCGCGCAGGCCGTCGGCATCTTCAACGCCGGCACTGCCATGGGCCCGATCATCACGCCCCTGCTTGTCCCGGCCATTACACTGGCCTTTGGCTGGCGCGCCGCCTTTATCTCCATCGGCATCGTGACAGCTCTGTGGCTGGTGGCGTGGATGATCATGTACCGGCGTCCGCAAGAACACCCGAAGGTGTCGCCCGCCGAACTGGCGCATATTCAGTCCGACGACACGACCTCCATCGAAGCCGCCGCGTCTACGGCCAAGATCTCGTGGTTCAAGCTTTTGACCTTTCGTCAGACCTGGGCCTATGCGCTGGGTAAGTTCCTGACCGACCCCATCTGGTGGCTCTATCTGTTCTGGCTGCCAGACTTCCTCAACAAGCGCCACGGTCTTGATCTGAAGACCTTCGGACCGCCGCTGATCGCCATTTACATTCTCGCCGATTTTGGCTCGGTTTTCGGGGGCTGGGCGTCGTCAAAGCAAATCAAGGCCGGGCGCACCCCCAATGCGGCGCGTAAATCCACTATGCTGGCTTGTGCGCTTCTGGTGACGCCCATCTTCGCGGCACAGTTCGTCGATAGTCTCTGGGCCGCAGTCGCCATCATCGGGCTAGCCGCCGCCTCGCACCAGGCGTGGTCGGCCAACCTGATGACCCTGCCGTCGGACCTCTTCCCCAAACAGGCCGTGGCCTCAGTCATCGGTATCGGCGGCATGGCCGGCGCCATCGGCGGCATGCTGATGACCACTTTTAATGGGTATATCCTTGAGTTCTTCAAATCGTACCAGCCGATCTTCATCGTCGCGGGCTGTGCCTATCTGGTGGCCATTCTCGTCATCCACACCCTGACGCCCAAGCTCGAAAAGGTGTCGGAAGAGAAGATTTTGAAGGCGTAA